A single genomic interval of Paenibacillus sp. J23TS9 harbors:
- a CDS encoding MBL fold metallo-hydrolase, which translates to MDTLVFLGTGDAMGVPRVYCDCDVCGEARTTGSNRRLRSLVMIRGQDGDFLIDCGPDWRSQMEMQGLRFAEKILVTHAHFDHIGGLPEWADACRWLGRKGELYAPQEVIDTILKQFPWLARHMKIIAVDEGIALSGWNISGWKVCHGANGYSYAYRLEKEGFRWVYCSDSIGLNEEEKKPLHNLDLLVLGTSFYHETALYSSRSVYDMVEAAELIAEVTPGKIVYTHMSHNVDVNADYPLPPNVVLARSGLMVQLH; encoded by the coding sequence ATGGATACCTTAGTTTTTTTGGGAACCGGCGATGCGATGGGCGTTCCCCGGGTCTATTGCGATTGTGATGTGTGCGGGGAAGCCAGAACGACTGGAAGCAATCGCCGCCTGCGATCGCTGGTGATGATTCGGGGGCAGGATGGTGATTTTCTGATCGATTGCGGTCCGGATTGGCGCAGCCAGATGGAGATGCAGGGCCTGCGTTTTGCTGAAAAGATTCTGGTCACACATGCCCACTTTGATCATATCGGCGGACTTCCCGAGTGGGCGGATGCCTGCCGCTGGCTGGGGCGAAAAGGGGAGCTGTACGCTCCGCAGGAAGTCATCGATACGATCCTGAAGCAGTTCCCATGGCTTGCGAGGCATATGAAAATAATAGCAGTTGATGAGGGGATCGCGCTGTCTGGCTGGAATATCTCCGGATGGAAGGTATGCCATGGCGCCAACGGGTATTCCTATGCCTATCGCCTTGAAAAGGAAGGCTTCCGCTGGGTATATTGCTCCGATTCGATCGGTTTGAATGAGGAAGAAAAGAAGCCACTGCATAATCTCGATCTGCTGGTGCTCGGGACAAGCTTTTACCATGAAACAGCCCTATATTCGTCGCGCTCGGTGTATGACATGGTGGAAGCTGCGGAGCTGATCGCCGAGGTGACTCCGGGAAAAATCGTCTATACGCATATGTCCCATAACGTCGACGTGAACGCCGATTATCCGCTGCCGCCGAATGTAGTGCTTGCACGCAGCGGTTTAATGGTTCAGTTACATTAA
- a CDS encoding GNAT family N-acetyltransferase, with protein MIQIRKFEVQDAGPILDLFYETVHTVNVRDYTREQLDAWAPLGDKSAKRLGWERSLASHITYVAEIAGTIAGFGDMTNEGYIDRLYVHSRYQRQGIATALLKTLEDEAIRLGAVKLFTEASITAKPFFERHGYSVVKEQTVIRSGVSLINYQMVKSIEK; from the coding sequence ATGATTCAGATTCGCAAATTTGAGGTGCAGGATGCCGGCCCGATCCTCGACCTTTTCTATGAAACGGTTCATACCGTAAACGTACGTGATTATACCAGAGAGCAGCTTGATGCATGGGCACCGCTTGGGGACAAGTCTGCTAAACGGCTGGGATGGGAACGGTCATTAGCAAGTCATATTACATATGTCGCCGAAATTGCCGGTACCATCGCAGGATTTGGCGATATGACAAACGAAGGTTATATTGACAGATTGTATGTTCATTCCCGTTATCAGAGACAAGGGATTGCCACAGCGCTCCTGAAGACACTTGAAGATGAAGCAATCCGGCTTGGGGCGGTTAAGCTGTTTACGGAAGCGAGCATTACGGCGAAACCTTTCTTTGAACGGCATGGATACAGCGTAGTGAAGGAACAAACGGTGATCCGCAGCGGGGTTTCGCTCATCAACTATCAGATGGTAAAGTCTATAGAGAAGTAG
- a CDS encoding sulfate ABC transporter substrate-binding protein yields the protein MKQSRGRFNLYMASMVSFLLLLSVILSGCGGDPAKQASAAAASGKEVTLVIGAYSIAKDALADILPKFQQEWKAKTGQTVKFQESYEASGTQARAIIGGFEADVTLLAMEGDVDKLVKAGLVSKKWRETPDQGMVTRSIVVLGTREGNPLGIHDFEDLAKPGVKVLYPNPQTSGGAQWDINAIYGAGLKLSEKQGTKDPAYAKTFLEKVHRNVESLDKSGRASMAAFEYGVGDVVVTYENELLARIRQGKKYDVITPEYTIKIENPAAVVDKYADQHGTRKVAEAFVNYLRSKEAQSVFADYGFRPVNEEILKANEGRFQVPAGLFDISYLGGWDQVRQTLYSKKGIWYQVLAGL from the coding sequence ATGAAACAATCCCGAGGCCGGTTTAACTTATATATGGCAAGTATGGTCAGCTTCCTTCTGCTGTTGTCCGTCATCCTCTCGGGCTGCGGCGGAGATCCTGCCAAGCAGGCGTCGGCCGCGGCTGCAAGCGGCAAGGAGGTCACGCTCGTCATTGGTGCTTATAGCATCGCCAAGGATGCACTTGCGGACATTCTGCCGAAGTTCCAGCAGGAGTGGAAGGCGAAGACCGGACAAACGGTAAAATTTCAGGAGTCCTATGAAGCCTCCGGGACCCAGGCAAGGGCTATTATTGGCGGCTTCGAGGCGGATGTGACGCTGCTCGCGATGGAGGGCGATGTCGACAAGCTGGTCAAGGCTGGTCTCGTCAGCAAAAAGTGGCGGGAAACACCGGATCAAGGTATGGTTACGCGTTCTATCGTCGTGCTGGGCACGCGGGAAGGCAATCCGCTTGGCATCCATGACTTTGAGGATCTGGCCAAACCGGGCGTTAAGGTGCTTTACCCGAACCCCCAAACTTCAGGCGGGGCACAGTGGGATATCAACGCCATCTATGGTGCGGGACTCAAACTGTCGGAGAAGCAAGGAACGAAGGATCCGGCTTACGCCAAGACCTTTCTGGAGAAGGTCCACCGGAACGTCGAGTCGCTGGACAAGAGCGGTAGAGCGTCGATGGCTGCTTTTGAATATGGCGTAGGTGATGTGGTGGTTACATACGAGAATGAACTGCTGGCCCGGATCAGGCAGGGGAAAAAATATGATGTGATTACCCCGGAGTACACCATCAAGATTGAAAATCCCGCAGCGGTTGTCGATAAGTATGCCGATCAGCATGGTACACGCAAGGTCGCTGAGGCTTTTGTGAACTATCTCCGGAGTAAAGAGGCGCAGTCCGTCTTTGCGGATTACGGCTTCCGCCCGGTGAATGAAGAGATCCTGAAAGCGAATGAAGGAAGATTCCAGGTTCCTGCCGGCCTCTTCGATATTTCCTACTTGGGAGGCTGGGATCAAGTTCGTCAAACCCTGTATTCCAAAAAAGGGATATGGTATCAGGTTCTCGCCGGACTGTAA